The genomic DNA CCCAACCTGCGCGGCGCGCAAAACGCCGTTGAAGCCGGCGCGAAACAGATCAACTACGTCATCTCCGTCAGCCGCGAACACAACATGGCCAATATCAAGCGGACGCACGAGGAATCCCTGGCGGATCTGGCGTCCATCATTGAAGCGTTCCCGCAATTGAATATATCCGTCGCCCTGGCCACGGTGTTCGGCTGCCCCTTCGTGGGGTGCGTGCCCACGGCGGACACCCTGGCCCTTGCGGAAAAGGTGGCGGCTCTGGGGATTCGCTCGGTCATCCTCGCCGATACCATCGGCGTTGCCAACCCGCGCCAGGTGCGCGGCGTGTACCGCGATTTTCGCGCCGCGTTCCCGGATATGGCCGTCCGGCTGCACCTGCACGATACCCACGGCATGGGGCTTGCCAACATGCTCGCGGCGTTGGATGCGGGCTGCACCGTGTTCGAGACGGCCACCGGGGGCCTCGGCGGTTGCCCCTTTGCCCCGGGCGCCGCGGGCAACACCGCGACCGAGGACGCTGTCAACATGCTCCACCGCATGGGCGTTGCCACGGGCATCAACCTTGAAAGATTGCTCGATGTTGTGAAGACCCTGCGGGAGAACGTCAAGGCCTCGCTGCCGGGGCGGTTCTCCGTTGCGCGCGGCTTCCAGGAATTCTGTTTTTACGAAAAATAAGCGGTTTTTTTTCAGTCCGGACCGGGCCGCGCCGTGCGCGCGGCCCGGTCCGGCTTTTTTATCCCCATTCCCCCTT from uncultured delta proteobacterium includes the following:
- the yngG gene encoding Hydroxymethylglutaryl-CoA lyase YngG, which produces MSTAQIIDVTARDGFQNLKDWIPTEIKVKVLDQLAAAGIKRLEATSFVSPKAVPQMADAADVLRHMAQAHPGVETDVLAPNLRGAQNAVEAGAKQINYVISVSREHNMANIKRTHEESLADLASIIEAFPQLNISVALATVFGCPFVGCVPTADTLALAEKVAALGIRSVILADTIGVANPRQVRGVYRDFRAAFPDMAVRLHLHDTHGMGLANMLAALDAGCTVFETATGGLGGCPFAPGAAGNTATEDAVNMLHRMGVATGINLERLLDVVKTLRENVKASLPGRFSVARGFQEFCFYEK